Proteins from a single region of Streptococcus oralis:
- the rpsP gene encoding 30S ribosomal protein S16, with amino-acid sequence MAVKIRLTRMGSKKKPFYRINVADSRSPRDGRFIETVGTYNPLVAENQVTLKEDRVLAWLADGAQPSDTVRNILSKEGVLKKFHDSKFSK; translated from the coding sequence ATGGCAGTTAAAATCCGTTTGACTCGTATGGGTTCTAAGAAAAAACCTTTCTACCGTATCAACGTAGCAGACTCACGTTCACCACGTGACGGACGTTTCATCGAAACAGTTGGAACTTACAACCCACTTGTTGCTGAAAACCAAGTAACTTTGAAAGAAGACCGCGTTCTTGCATGGTTGGCTGATGGAGCTCAACCTTCAGATACAGTTCGCAACATCCTTTCAAAAGAAGGCGTATTGAAAAAATTCCACGATTCTAAATTCTCAAAATAA
- the kphA gene encoding RNA-binding protein KphA: MDTIENLIIAIVKPLISQPDALTIKIEDTPEFLEYHLDLDQSDVGRVIGRKGRTISAIRTIVYSVPTEDKKVRIVIDEK, from the coding sequence ATGGATACGATTGAAAATCTCATTATTGCGATTGTGAAACCTTTGATTTCACAACCTGATGCCTTAACTATCAAGATTGAAGACACACCAGAGTTTTTGGAGTATCACTTGGATCTTGACCAAAGCGATGTCGGTCGTGTTATCGGTCGTAAGGGTCGCACTATCTCAGCGATAAGAACGATTGTCTACTCTGTCCCAACTGAAGACAAAAAAGTAAGAATCGTTATCGATGAAAAATAA
- a CDS encoding MazG nucleotide pyrophosphohydrolase domain-containing protein, which translates to MKDLTFRQLQDYLLELYQQSRTEEGLFIKLVEEVGEVAEVLNGRSGRKEGVQDSNEELAKELVDIIHYTVAIAAINDIDLTKTIFDKDKKAAIKYQHERDLESFLKGDLRNIEH; encoded by the coding sequence ATGAAGGATTTAACGTTTAGACAATTACAAGATTACTTACTCGAACTTTACCAGCAATCTCGAACTGAGGAAGGTCTCTTTATCAAGCTAGTGGAGGAAGTCGGAGAAGTAGCCGAGGTCTTGAATGGGCGCTCTGGTCGAAAAGAGGGCGTTCAGGACTCAAACGAGGAACTTGCCAAAGAACTGGTTGATATCATTCATTACACCGTCGCTATTGCGGCTATCAACGACATTGACCTAACCAAAACCATTTTTGACAAAGATAAAAAAGCAGCCATTAAGTACCAACATGAAAGAGATTTGGAGAGTTTTTTGAAGGGAGATTTGAGAAATATTGAACACTGA
- the rimM gene encoding ribosome maturation factor RimM (Essential for efficient processing of 16S rRNA) — MNYFNVGKIVNTQGLQGEMRVLSVTDFAEERFKKGAELVLFDEKDQFVQTVTIASHRKHKNFDIIKFKDMYHINAIEKYKGYSLKVAEEDLNDLDDGEFYYHEIIGLEVYEGDNLIGTIKEILQPGANDVWVVKRKGKRDLLLPYIPPVVLNVDIPNKRVEVEILEGLDDED, encoded by the coding sequence ATGAACTACTTTAATGTTGGAAAAATCGTCAATACGCAGGGTCTACAGGGTGAGATGCGAGTCTTGTCTGTGACGGATTTTGCAGAGGAACGGTTTAAAAAAGGGGCAGAGCTGGTTTTATTTGATGAAAAAGATCAGTTTGTCCAAACAGTAACCATCGCTAGCCACCGTAAGCATAAGAATTTTGACATTATCAAATTCAAAGATATGTACCATATCAATGCGATTGAAAAGTACAAAGGTTACAGTCTCAAAGTTGCTGAGGAAGATTTGAACGACTTAGATGATGGAGAATTCTACTATCACGAGATTATTGGTTTGGAAGTTTACGAGGGAGACAATTTGATTGGAACTATCAAGGAAATCCTACAACCAGGAGCCAACGATGTCTGGGTGGTCAAGCGAAAAGGTAAGCGTGATTTGCTTCTACCTTACATTCCGCCAGTAGTTCTCAATGTTGATATTCCAAACAAGCGGGTCGAAGTGGAAATCTTAGAAGGACTAGATGATGAAGATTGA
- the trmD gene encoding tRNA (guanosine(37)-N1)-methyltransferase TrmD, translated as MKIDILTLFPEMFSPLEHSIVGKAREKGLLDIQYHNFREYAEKARHVDDEPYGGGQGMLLRAQPIFDAFDAIEKKNPRVILLDPAGKQFDQSYAEDLAQEEELIFICGHYEGYDERIKTLVTDEISLGDYVLTGGELAAMTMIDATVRLIPEVIGKESSHQDDSFSSGLLEYPQYTRPYDYRGMVVPDVLMSGHHEKIRQWRLYESLKKTYERRPDLLENYQLTAEEEKMLAEIRENKE; from the coding sequence ATGAAGATTGATATTTTAACCCTCTTTCCTGAGATGTTTTCTCCGCTGGAACACTCAATTGTTGGGAAGGCTCGAGAAAAAGGGCTCTTGGATATCCAGTATCATAATTTCAGAGAATATGCTGAAAAGGCCCGTCATGTTGACGATGAACCTTACGGAGGCGGTCAGGGGATGTTGCTAAGGGCTCAACCCATTTTCGATGCCTTTGATGCTATTGAAAAGAAAAATCCCCGTGTCATTCTTCTTGATCCTGCTGGAAAACAGTTCGATCAATCTTACGCTGAGGATTTGGCTCAGGAAGAGGAACTAATCTTTATCTGTGGTCACTATGAAGGGTATGACGAGCGTATCAAGACCTTGGTAACCGATGAAATTTCCCTAGGAGACTATGTTTTGACTGGAGGAGAATTGGCGGCCATGACCATGATTGATGCGACCGTGCGCTTGATACCAGAAGTGATTGGTAAGGAGTCTAGCCACCAGGATGATAGCTTTTCTTCGGGTCTTCTCGAATATCCTCAGTACACACGCCCTTATGACTATCGAGGCATGGTCGTGCCAGATGTGCTCATGAGTGGGCACCATGAAAAGATTCGCCAGTGGCGGCTTTATGAGAGTCTAAAGAAAACCTACGAGCGCAGACCTGACCTGCTAGAAAACTATCAACTAACAGCCGAAGAAGAAAAGATGCTGGCTGAAATCAGAGAAAACAAAGAATAA
- a CDS encoding ATP cone domain-containing protein — protein MQVIKRNGEIAEFDPDKIYQAVLKAAQTVYVLTDDLRQNLAQVTKKVVLDLEEAKVERATISMIQSMVEHRLLGAGYITIAEHYISYRLQRDLERSGYGDHIAVHLHFEQIR, from the coding sequence ATGCAAGTAATCAAACGTAATGGAGAAATTGCTGAATTTGATCCAGATAAAATTTACCAAGCTGTCTTAAAAGCAGCTCAAACAGTTTATGTTTTGACTGATGACTTACGTCAAAACCTAGCTCAAGTTACTAAGAAAGTCGTTTTGGACTTGGAAGAAGCAAAAGTAGAACGTGCCACTATCAGCATGATCCAGTCAATGGTTGAGCACCGCTTACTTGGAGCTGGCTACATTACTATTGCAGAACACTATATCTCTTATCGCTTGCAACGCGATTTGGAGAGAAGTGGTTATGGCGACCATATCGCCGTTCATCTTCATTTTGAACAAATCCGTTAA
- a CDS encoding YdbC family protein, with translation MAEFTFEIEEHLLTLSENDKGWTKELNRVSFNGAPAKFDIRSWSPDHTKMGKGITLSNEEFQIMVDAFKGGQ, from the coding sequence ATGGCAGAATTTACATTTGAAATCGAAGAACACTTACTGACCTTGTCTGAAAATGACAAAGGATGGACAAAAGAACTAAATCGCGTTAGCTTTAATGGTGCCCCTGCAAAGTTCGATATTCGTTCTTGGAGTCCTGACCATACCAAAATGGGCAAAGGAATCACGCTTTCCAATGAAGAATTTCAGATAATGGTCGATGCCTTTAAAGGTGGACAATAA
- a CDS encoding TetR/AcrR family transcriptional regulator yields MANKTRELILDAFITLARRNPQRTSFTMTEIAAEAGISRQAIYQKHFNNFEDIIDYIHKETDQQIFNIFNNYCSERDGDPITLLADRVLPLIYEKREVIGTLYNSQADTCWKEFLRGTYSEWVLKNVNYQLKYNFSKEDIAYIITTTAISFIEVWIRKDNPIPPEEYKETFIQLSKTSLCDYIVS; encoded by the coding sequence ATGGCAAACAAAACTAGAGAGTTAATCTTAGATGCTTTTATCACTCTTGCAAGGAGAAACCCTCAGCGAACTTCTTTTACCATGACTGAGATTGCTGCAGAAGCTGGTATTTCCCGCCAAGCGATTTATCAAAAGCACTTTAATAACTTTGAAGATATTATCGATTATATCCACAAGGAGACCGATCAACAAATCTTCAATATTTTTAACAACTACTGTTCTGAAAGAGATGGCGATCCCATCACTCTCTTAGCGGACCGCGTTCTTCCTCTCATCTATGAAAAGCGAGAAGTCATCGGTACCTTGTACAATTCTCAAGCCGACACTTGTTGGAAGGAGTTTCTGCGTGGGACATACTCTGAGTGGGTACTCAAGAATGTCAATTACCAACTGAAATATAATTTTAGTAAAGAAGACATCGCTTATATCATTACGACCACGGCAATCTCTTTCATCGAAGTCTGGATTCGTAAAGATAATCCAATACCACCTGAAGAGTATAAAGAGACTTTCATTCAATTGTCTAAAACTTCTTTGTGTGACTACATTGTGTCCTAA
- a CDS encoding Cna B-type domain-containing protein codes for MKFKKLWLYILTPLLVLLGSVSLMNPVQAQDLTDKVTLSNVEIRNSGSGTADETFWHSKGQKEVRALYYGEYSFPNLGAGEIKNGDYFTVKAPDGLDLVDATFELKDSVSGEVLGQVTASSATKTITFTFNEKAEDKQDIRGTFNATSILKTTGEVNKVTYRLPGGKEQTITFKPSGSDSQDVPVEGEIGYKGGWTNSDTDHLAWWMRINRAGEDLTGKVVKINDSIDTSKGSLATYLVDSFKFFEAEYKTKDTSNADVVSSGHQYKVTTDPAVYQANPDDTALLTLKNGGTSFELLLPTNTGTKTLRLEYSTTTPADGTEVVNSAGITYDGVPQKSWKSWDGKDTGSTTMKSGVKSVKGAGATVTADLAGKIKITKYDEADATVKLSGVVFEILKKSDRTKVAEITTDEHGVALSPVLSEGQYIVKEKAPKSGYIANSQEFEVEMKKEGVPLNISNKRETVDFEATKTWVGGKASDYKKVKLGLYVHKEGQTIEDSKPVSGSYTPEVTESNGVYTYKWAKQLPKYDVDGTKLIYSVRELQDTTELPLKEGEKVASNDHNYIVSYNADKTQVTNTYEVPKTKVTANKVWTGGTDSVRPSLFFKLYRTLEGGTEEAVTDADQKEVPKTDGAVEWSDLPATDQNGVTYTYSVKEVDKDGNPVTTVDGYTSEQTAGLTVTNKYAVKPTSASLEVTKKLTGRELKADEFEFTLTDQAGNVETAKNDANGKVKFKELTFDEAGTYTYKIAEKAGTATGITYDSKTITATVTVADNGKGALEATVTYDDEKAFENTYTPAGATSVTLGAKKVLEGKTLEAGKYSFELKKEDGSVVETVTNAADGTVTFSPISYDESQVGTHQYTISEVAGTEAGITYDKTVQEVEVTVEKVSATELKATASKEAKDLVFTNKYTPAKTEVPVKKEWDDKDNQDGKRPSSVTVKLLADGQDTGKTLELTEANGWAGSFKDLDADKGGTPIKYTVVEVTVDGYTPKVTGDAASGFTITNSYSPETVVVKATKNWDDANNQDGKRPTKITINLLADGQKVDSKEVQAAADGTWTVEFTKLAKYKAGKEIKYTVTEEAVAEYESTITDFTITNKYAPKAIDYKVTKVWNDANNQDGKRPESVTVQLYKKVGDADSVAVEGKKLTLTAKDKTDANTWVASFTNLPQYEAGKEITYSIKEVDVPAGYEASVTGQVVTNTHTPETVVLSGTKVWKDNNNQDGKRADKVKVQILNGDKVVQEIEVSEATGWKFESKALPKYENGQEIKYTVKEVAVKEYTSTVTTDKDGKYTVTNTHAPEKTSVKGHKIWKDEENKDGIRPASITVKLLADGQDTGKTAVASEATGWTYEFTDLDRYKDGQAIEYSVVEVPVEGYSSKVEGFNITNTHTPEKPTPGKPNEPGKPGPKPQLPNTGEKASNAAVVAGLALMAVTGGLYFVSRKNK; via the coding sequence ATGAAATTTAAAAAATTGTGGTTGTATATTTTGACACCACTCTTAGTTTTGCTTGGCTCGGTTTCTTTAATGAATCCAGTACAGGCGCAAGATTTGACAGATAAGGTCACATTGTCAAATGTTGAAATACGAAATTCGGGGTCTGGTACAGCTGACGAAACTTTTTGGCATTCTAAGGGACAAAAAGAGGTACGAGCTCTCTATTATGGGGAGTACAGTTTTCCCAATTTAGGAGCAGGAGAGATAAAGAATGGTGATTATTTCACCGTAAAAGCTCCAGATGGTCTAGATTTAGTTGACGCTACATTTGAATTAAAGGATAGTGTAAGTGGAGAGGTACTAGGACAAGTTACAGCAAGTAGTGCTACGAAGACAATAACCTTTACATTTAATGAAAAAGCTGAAGATAAGCAAGATATTAGAGGGACATTTAATGCTACTTCAATACTAAAAACAACTGGAGAAGTGAATAAAGTCACGTATCGTTTACCTGGGGGTAAAGAACAAACAATAACCTTTAAACCATCTGGTAGTGATAGCCAAGATGTCCCAGTTGAAGGCGAAATTGGTTATAAGGGTGGATGGACAAATTCTGATACGGACCATCTAGCCTGGTGGATGCGAATCAATCGTGCTGGCGAAGATTTAACTGGAAAAGTTGTCAAGATAAATGATAGCATTGACACCAGTAAGGGGTCATTAGCAACTTATCTTGTGGATAGTTTTAAGTTTTTTGAAGCAGAATATAAAACAAAAGACACTAGCAACGCAGATGTTGTTTCCTCTGGTCATCAATATAAGGTTACGACAGATCCAGCGGTTTATCAAGCAAATCCGGATGATACAGCACTATTAACCCTCAAAAATGGTGGTACTTCATTTGAACTTTTATTGCCAACCAATACAGGGACCAAAACTTTACGTTTAGAGTATAGTACGACTACTCCTGCAGATGGAACGGAAGTTGTTAACAGTGCAGGGATAACTTATGATGGTGTCCCTCAGAAAAGTTGGAAATCTTGGGATGGAAAAGACACTGGTAGCACAACTATGAAATCAGGTGTCAAATCCGTTAAAGGAGCTGGTGCAACTGTTACAGCGGATCTTGCTGGTAAAATTAAAATCACCAAGTATGATGAAGCGGATGCTACTGTGAAGTTAAGTGGCGTTGTCTTTGAAATTCTTAAGAAGAGTGATAGAACGAAAGTTGCTGAAATTACGACAGATGAACATGGCGTTGCCCTTTCTCCAGTTCTCTCAGAAGGTCAATACATTGTAAAAGAAAAAGCACCTAAGTCAGGTTATATTGCAAATAGTCAAGAGTTTGAAGTAGAGATGAAAAAAGAGGGTGTTCCTCTAAACATCTCCAACAAACGCGAGACAGTTGACTTTGAAGCTACTAAGACTTGGGTAGGTGGAAAAGCCTCAGATTATAAGAAAGTTAAGCTCGGTTTGTATGTCCATAAAGAAGGACAGACTATTGAGGACTCTAAACCTGTTTCTGGTAGCTATACTCCAGAAGTGACAGAATCCAATGGTGTTTATACTTACAAATGGGCGAAACAACTTCCTAAGTATGATGTTGATGGAACAAAATTAATCTACTCTGTTCGTGAGCTTCAAGATACTACTGAACTTCCTTTGAAAGAAGGAGAGAAAGTCGCATCTAACGATCATAACTACATCGTCTCTTACAATGCAGACAAGACACAAGTAACCAATACTTATGAGGTTCCAAAAACAAAAGTAACTGCGAATAAAGTCTGGACTGGTGGAACAGATAGTGTTCGTCCAAGTCTCTTCTTTAAATTGTATCGTACTCTAGAAGGTGGTACTGAAGAAGCAGTTACAGATGCTGACCAAAAAGAAGTACCTAAGACAGACGGTGCTGTAGAATGGTCAGATCTTCCTGCGACCGATCAAAATGGTGTGACATATACCTACAGTGTTAAAGAGGTTGATAAAGATGGAAATCCAGTTACTACAGTTGATGGCTATACCTCAGAACAAACAGCAGGATTGACTGTTACCAATAAGTATGCAGTAAAACCAACTTCAGCCTCTCTTGAAGTGACTAAGAAGTTGACAGGCCGTGAGTTGAAAGCTGATGAATTTGAGTTCACTTTGACAGACCAGGCTGGTAATGTTGAAACAGCGAAGAATGATGCCAACGGAAAAGTTAAGTTTAAAGAGTTGACCTTCGATGAAGCAGGCACTTATACTTATAAGATCGCTGAAAAAGCTGGAACTGCTACAGGCATCACGTACGACTCGAAAACAATCACAGCTACAGTTACTGTAGCGGACAATGGTAAAGGTGCCCTTGAAGCAACTGTTACTTACGACGATGAAAAAGCATTCGAGAACACTTACACTCCAGCCGGGGCTACAAGTGTAACTCTTGGAGCTAAGAAAGTTCTTGAAGGTAAAACACTTGAAGCAGGCAAATACAGCTTCGAATTGAAGAAAGAAGACGGTAGTGTTGTCGAAACAGTGACAAACGCTGCCGACGGAACTGTGACCTTCTCACCAATCTCATATGATGAGAGCCAAGTGGGAACTCACCAGTACACTATCTCAGAAGTTGCTGGAACTGAAGCAGGAATCACTTATGATAAGACAGTTCAAGAAGTTGAAGTAACGGTTGAAAAAGTAAGTGCGACTGAATTGAAAGCAACGGCTTCAAAAGAAGCAAAAGACCTAGTCTTCACAAACAAATACACTCCAGCGAAAACTGAAGTTCCTGTGAAAAAAGAATGGGATGATAAGGACAACCAAGATGGTAAACGTCCATCTTCTGTCACAGTTAAATTGCTTGCAGATGGTCAAGATACTGGTAAAACACTTGAATTGACTGAAGCAAATGGTTGGGCTGGAAGCTTCAAAGACCTTGATGCTGATAAAGGTGGCACACCTATTAAGTACACTGTAGTAGAAGTAACTGTTGATGGTTACACTCCTAAGGTTACAGGTGACGCTGCATCAGGATTCACTATCACAAATAGTTATTCTCCAGAAACAGTTGTTGTAAAAGCAACTAAGAACTGGGATGACGCGAATAACCAAGACGGCAAACGTCCAACTAAGATTACAATCAATCTTTTAGCAGACGGTCAGAAAGTTGATTCGAAAGAAGTTCAAGCAGCCGCAGACGGAACTTGGACTGTCGAATTCACGAAATTAGCAAAATATAAAGCTGGTAAAGAAATCAAATACACTGTAACAGAAGAAGCCGTAGCAGAATACGAATCAACTATTACAGACTTTACCATCACAAACAAATATGCTCCAAAAGCAATCGACTACAAGGTAACAAAAGTATGGAACGACGCGAACAACCAAGACGGCAAACGTCCTGAGTCCGTAACGGTTCAACTTTATAAAAAAGTAGGAGATGCAGATTCAGTAGCTGTTGAAGGTAAGAAATTGACCTTGACAGCTAAGGATAAGACAGACGCTAACACTTGGGTAGCATCCTTCACCAATCTTCCACAATACGAAGCTGGTAAAGAAATCACTTACTCTATCAAGGAAGTAGACGTACCAGCTGGTTATGAAGCCTCTGTGACTGGTCAGGTCGTGACAAACACTCACACACCAGAAACAGTCGTTCTTTCAGGAACTAAGGTTTGGAAAGATAACAACAACCAAGACGGCAAACGTGCAGATAAAGTGAAAGTTCAAATTCTTAACGGCGACAAAGTTGTTCAAGAAATTGAAGTTTCAGAAGCAACTGGTTGGAAGTTCGAATCAAAAGCACTTCCTAAGTATGAAAATGGTCAAGAAATCAAGTACACTGTCAAAGAAGTAGCTGTGAAAGAATATACCTCAACAGTTACTACGGACAAAGATGGTAAGTACACAGTTACCAATACACATGCTCCAGAGAAAACATCTGTAAAAGGTCATAAGATATGGAAAGATGAAGAGAACAAAGACGGTATCCGTCCAGCATCTATCACAGTGAAACTTCTTGCCGATGGTCAAGACACTGGTAAGACTGCGGTAGCCTCAGAAGCAACTGGTTGGACTTATGAGTTCACAGACCTTGATCGTTATAAAGACGGCCAAGCAATCGAATACTCTGTAGTAGAAGTTCCAGTTGAAGGTTATTCATCTAAAGTAGAAGGCTTCAATATCACAAATACACACACTCCTGAAAAACCAACACCAGGTAAACCAAATGAACCAGGAAAACCAGGTCCAAAACCTCAACTTCCTAACACTGGTGAAAAAGCATCTAACGCAGCAGTAGTTGCAGGACTTGCTTTGATGGCAGTGACTGGTGGATTGTACTTTGTAAGCCGTAAAAATAAATAA
- a CDS encoding biotin transporter BioY has product MKKAHIYALPAIGAALIAVLAQISLPIGPVPFTLQNFAIGLIATIFRPREAVLSVALYLLLGAIGLPVFAGGGAGFHVLVGPSAGYLWFDLVYAGLTSYLIHQNSGYIRIFLANLLGDSLVFVGGILSLHFLAGMPLDKALAVGVLPFILPDLGKIIAISFIGRPLLERLKSLPYFSR; this is encoded by the coding sequence TTGAAAAAAGCTCATATCTATGCTCTCCCTGCTATCGGTGCGGCTCTCATCGCCGTTTTGGCACAAATCAGTCTCCCTATCGGTCCTGTCCCCTTCACTCTGCAAAACTTTGCGATCGGTCTGATTGCTACTATTTTTAGACCCAGAGAAGCTGTTCTATCTGTAGCTCTCTATCTCCTGCTGGGTGCCATTGGTTTACCTGTTTTTGCGGGGGGAGGAGCTGGATTTCACGTTTTAGTCGGTCCAAGTGCAGGCTATCTTTGGTTCGACCTTGTCTATGCTGGACTTACATCTTATCTCATCCATCAAAATAGTGGCTATATTCGCATTTTCCTAGCCAACCTCTTGGGTGACTCCCTCGTCTTTGTCGGAGGTATTCTCAGCCTCCACTTCCTTGCTGGGATGCCCCTTGACAAAGCACTAGCTGTTGGTGTCCTTCCTTTTATCCTCCCTGACCTTGGTAAGATCATTGCCATTAGTTTCATTGGTCGTCCCCTACTCGAAAGATTGAAAAGCCTTCCATATTTTTCAAGATAA
- the gor gene encoding glutathione-disulfide reductase produces MREYDIIAIGGGSGGIATMNRAGEHGAKAAVIEEKKLGGTCVNVGCVPKKIMWYGAQIAESFHHYGPDYGFTSSDVQFDFAKLRQNREAYIDRARSSYDGSFKRNGVDLIEGRAHFVDAHTVSVNGELIRAKHIVIATGARPSIPTIPGAELGGSSDDVFAWEQLPDSVAILGAGYIAIELAGVLHALGVKTDLFVRRDRPLRGFDSFIVEGLVNEMEKTGLPLHTHKVPVKLEKTEQGITIHFEDGSSHTASQVIWATGRRPNVDRLELEKVGVTLNERGFIQVDEYQNTVVDGIYALGDVTGEKELTPVAIKAGRTLSERLFNGKTNAKMDYTTIPTVVFSHPAIGTVGLTEDQAIKEYGQDNIKVYKSSFVSMYSAVTSHRQESRFKLITAGADEKVVGLHGLGYGVDEMIQGFAVAIKMGATKADFDATVAIHPTASEEFVTMR; encoded by the coding sequence ATGAGAGAATATGATATCATCGCCATCGGTGGAGGAAGCGGCGGCATTGCCACTATGAACCGAGCTGGCGAACACGGTGCTAAAGCAGCTGTTATTGAAGAGAAAAAATTAGGTGGAACTTGTGTCAACGTTGGCTGTGTTCCTAAAAAAATCATGTGGTATGGAGCGCAAATCGCTGAAAGCTTCCACCACTACGGCCCTGACTATGGTTTTACAAGTTCAGATGTTCAATTTGATTTTGCTAAACTTCGTCAAAACCGTGAAGCCTACATCGACCGTGCTCGCTCATCTTATGATGGAAGTTTCAAACGCAATGGTGTTGATTTGATTGAAGGTCGTGCTCATTTTGTTGATGCCCACACCGTCAGCGTTAATGGCGAATTGATTCGTGCCAAGCATATCGTGATCGCTACTGGAGCTCGTCCAAGCATCCCAACTATTCCTGGAGCTGAACTTGGTGGTAGCTCTGACGATGTCTTTGCTTGGGAGCAACTTCCTGACTCCGTTGCGATTCTTGGTGCTGGCTATATCGCCATTGAATTAGCAGGTGTTCTCCATGCACTTGGAGTAAAAACGGATTTGTTTGTCCGCCGCGATCGTCCCTTGCGTGGTTTTGACAGCTTCATCGTGGAAGGTCTCGTCAACGAAATGGAAAAAACAGGTCTACCTTTGCACACACATAAGGTACCCGTCAAGCTCGAAAAAACGGAGCAAGGGATTACCATTCATTTCGAAGACGGTTCTAGTCACACTGCCAGCCAAGTTATCTGGGCTACTGGACGCCGTCCAAATGTAGACAGACTTGAGTTAGAAAAGGTTGGAGTTACACTCAACGAACGTGGATTTATCCAAGTGGATGAATACCAAAATACAGTTGTAGATGGCATCTATGCTCTTGGAGATGTTACTGGTGAGAAAGAACTTACCCCCGTAGCCATCAAGGCAGGACGTACCCTATCTGAACGTCTCTTTAATGGAAAAACAAATGCCAAGATGGACTACACGACTATCCCTACTGTTGTCTTCTCCCATCCTGCTATCGGAACCGTCGGTTTGACCGAGGATCAAGCTATCAAAGAATACGGCCAAGATAACATCAAAGTCTACAAGTCAAGCTTTGTATCTATGTACTCTGCCGTTACAAGCCATCGTCAAGAATCTCGCTTCAAACTCATCACTGCCGGTGCAGACGAAAAAGTTGTTGGCCTACACGGACTTGGTTACGGAGTGGATGAGATGATTCAAGGATTCGCTGTTGCTATCAAGATGGGAGCAACCAAGGCGGACTTTGATGCTACAGTAGCTATCCACCCAACTGCCTCAGAAGAATTTGTGACCATGCGCTAA